The genomic segment tgagtctagccatttttgaaaaatccaataatttcattttccaatcctccagcgatggggtctcctttgttttccaaacttttgctaccaccattctggctgctgttaaggcatacaataacaatatattcaattctttaggtatttcacctctcgttatacctaatagaaatagttctggtttctttttgaagttaacacccagcattctcttaagttctacatatattttgttccaaaatttagccatccctgggcagctccaccacatatggaaaaaatggccctcatttatcttacatttccaacatctcttgtcagtatcctgagaccattttgccaattttgatgGAGTTAAATACCACCTgaagtacattttataaaaattttccctcaaatcgtaactatctgagaacttaatttgtttcttccataaattTTCCCAAGTCTCCATATCTATTGGATAGCCTAGGTCCTTGGCCCACTTAATCATGACTAAtttaacactttctgtttcagtgtcccactctaatagcattttataagcctttgatataagtttctcatccttgtctattatctctatctcaaatctggatttcttaaaactaaagcccgttactttgtctctcttaaaacattcatatagctggtggtactgaaaccatccatccactgcctcagacatttcttcccacctcaacattttagtgccttcttttgatttagtcaaaatatctctgtatctaatccactgatctctcatattcttttctggtcttttaactaTCTCTTTAGGAGAAATCCAGAGCGGGGTACACCTCTCTAACCTAACTTTATATCTATTCCATGTctgcagtagggctcttcttacaaaatgattcttaaaatctttatgtatcctctctttatcatgccacATGTAAGCATGCCATCCAAATCGTCTATCAAAACCCTCAAGGTCTAATAGTCTGGTATCCTGCAATGTCACCCATTCTTTAATCCAAACTAATTTAACAGCCTCATGATATAGATACAGGTTTGGAAGAGATAACCCACCTCTTTCCTTTGAATCTGATAAGATTCTATAactaattcttggtcttttccctgcccaaacaaaattttgaatatctttctgccattttaaaaaacaatttttcttaattataatcGGAATTGATTGAAATAGATGCATCATCCttggcaacacattcatttttatagctgaaatccttcccaacaaagagaggttaagtttattccataaaattagatctttcttaatatcctcccatactttctcataattattacgGAATAGTGTTATGTTTTGATTAGTCATCCAAAtacccaaatattttacctttttttcacatctcaaatcactcatctcctgtaaatttaccacttcttcatgcttcatatttttaatcaataatttcgttttacttttattcatcttaaatccTGCTACCTGACCATAGTCCTTAATAACTTCCAAcatttcattcatattgtttaggGGATCCTCTAAGAAGAAGACCACGTCATCAGCAAATGCTCTTAATTTATATTCCTGCTGACCAATTTTAGTGCCCTTAATCCCTTGTTCAGATCTAACTTTATTACATAATACCTCAAGAACTAATATAAAAAGTAGGGGTGAGAGTGGACACCCTTGCCTCATCCCTCTATTTATTCTAAATTCTTCTGATAAATCACTATTTACTATAATTCttgccttttgatctaaataaattgatcttatactcttcaaaaaatgttcccccgtctgcatcttttcacaaacttgcatcataaaataccaagaaatattgtcaaatgctttttcagcatcaacAAAAATTAAAGCCACCTTCTTTTCGCAATGTTTCTCATAATATTCAAGGATATCTAGTACTACTCTCATATTATCTTTAACATTTCTCTTTGGTAAGAAGCCCGCCTGATCTTTGTGGATATACTCACCCAAAACCCTTTTCAATCTTTGTGCCAGTATACTCATGAAAATTTtgtagtcattatttaaaagtgatATGGGCCTAAAATTTGCTATTTCCTCTTGGTCCACATTCCCTTTAGGTATGAGTGTTATGATTGCCTCTTTCCATGAGTTTGGAACTTCACCACATTTCAGTACCTGGTTCATCATTTCAAGTAGAGGTTTTACCAATTcttgtttaaacattttataatAAACCGCTGACAAGCCATCAGGTCCTGGcgatttatttagtttttgcttACTAATGGTTGTCTCAAGCTCTTCTAAACTAATTTCCCTATTTAATATTTCCCTCTGTTCTTCAGTTAAActtcttattttttgttgttcaatGTAATTTCTAATTTGATCTATTTTTGGTTCTTCCTGTTTATAAAGATTGGAAAAAAAATTTACAAACTCACTCTTAATTTTACTTGGATCAAATATTAATTCATGTCCCGACCTAATTCTGTTAATAATTCtgctttctttatgttttttcaATTTCCAGGCTAATAATTTCCCAGGTCGATTTGAGGTTTCAAATGTTCTTTGTTTAAGACACTCCCGATTCCACTCTAATTCTTTATCCATAATTGCTTCCAATTcctttttaataatattaatctCCTTAACAATAGATCTAGTTTTCTGTATTTGAAGTTGTTTTTCCTTATGTTGAATTAGTTCTAAtaattctttttgtcttttttccctcttctttctaatAATTGCACTTTGGTTGATGAAAAAACCCCTCATAAATGCTTTCCCCGCATCCCATGCATTGCCTATACTTGTATCGTTATTCCAGTTAATTTCCATATATTCTCTaattttttctttacctttttctATCACCTCCATATTTTTTAATAATCTCTCATTCAATCTCCATCCCCTCTTTTTCCTTCTACTTTCTTTATAGGTCATTCCTATTGCTTTATGATCTGAAAGGAACCTGGGGTGAAATTCCATATCAATGGCTTCATTCGTAACTCTCTTTGTTGCCCAAATCATATCAATTCTGGAATTGGAGTTAAATCTATTTGAGTAGTATGTATACTCTCTCTGTCTTGGATTTCGCTCTCTCCATATATCCTTCAAACCTAGTTGATTTACCATCTTGTGAAAATTTTGGGGAAGTGATCCATCCTTTTTGTCTTTTGTATTAACTGTTTTGATACTGTCTCTATCTAGTCCTTTATCTATTACTCCATTTAAGTCACCCATCAAGATCATATCCTCATTGGGTAACTCTAGtaatttcttttccaattttttatAAAAACAAGCTTTCTTATCATTCGGTGCATATATACCAACACAAGTCATCTTAACTCCGTCTAGCACAATCTCAATTATTAAGATCCTACCATCGTTATCACTATAAATCAATTTTGGGCTTAGTTTCTCTTTAACATAAAAAAttactcctctctttttcttcccataacAAGAAGCAAATTCAAGACCTAAATTTCTCCTTATCAACAACCTTCTATCGTTATTACGTATATGTGTCTCCTGTAAGCAAATTAAATCAACTTTTTGTTTATACAAAAAATGGAAGACCCTTCCACGTTTGCTTTTCCCATTCAACCCATTAACATTCCATGAAAAAAACCTAAGActcatttataaaaagaaaaagaaaaaaatcaaaaacttaCTAAAGTTATTAACCACTTAGTTGTCTAAATCTGGATCTGGGATAAGTTCTTTCTTGTATTTTCGCCAGAAAGCTTGTGTCTTGATCTGTTCTGTAAACTTATATTTTTTCCCTCTGTAGCTGAAGGATATTCCCTCTGGTAGCTCCCATctgtattttattcctttgttctttaaggctgtggacaaaaaattataatcttttcttttcctcagaagccttgctggaatctcttttaaaattttaatacgtTCTCCCGCAACACAAAAAGGTGTTTTATAATGCTCTTGCAAAATTTGATCTTTTATATTCCTTGTAGTAAATTGAATAAGACAATCTCTGGGAAGTTTATGTTGTTTTGCATATACAGAGTTAACCCAAAATACTGTGTCAACTTGGTCTTCCATATATTCTGCATTAATGTTTAGTAATTTGGCCAGTCCATCTATCATAAATTTCCTAATATCAATATCATCCTTATCTTTATCTGGTAGACCCCTAAATCTTAGGGTATGCTCTCTTTGTCTGTATTCCAACATGGCCATTTGGTCCTCGAGTTTCTCCCGTTCTTCTCTTATAGTTTCCACAGTTTGTTCATTATTGTCCAttctccttttaatttctttcaaatcttccactattttttttgttgtttcttccagtcctccttgTTTTTTGGTTAACTCTTTTATATTCAAACTCAGTTGGTTAATTGCCTCCGTATTCGTTTGCAAGATCTGCTTTATTGTTGTTAGTGATTCATTTAATTCCACATTCATCTTGTCACTTCTTGTCTGAGAGGCTTGGGAGCCAGGGTCCCCTTTACCGGCAAATGAAAACCTTCTCAGGGATGTCTGGTAATTCTGTTGGCTTTTacctttattcatttgtttattcacaGTCTGCTTATTCTCCAAATGGCCTTCCAGCCGCACTTCCCTATCAACAGGTTTGATCAGGAAAAACCAATACTGTATTCCCTCTTAAAGAGTCCATACATATTTAGTTTAATTTGCCCAGAGGTATTCCAAATCAAGACACAAAGCCAAAGATATTTACTTTAGCTGACACatatgaaatatattttctcAACAATCATGCTGTTTCAATAACCTTGAATTCCTTTCTTCACTTCCCACAGCCTTAAACAAACTCAGCTGGAAGGTAAAACTCCTCCCCTCAAGTGGTTCTTTTACTCACACAGTTCTTATCTCTTTGTTGTATTCAGTGG from the Paroedura picta isolate Pp20150507F chromosome 10, Ppicta_v3.0, whole genome shotgun sequence genome contains:
- the LOC143819831 gene encoding uncharacterized protein LOC143819831: MNKGKSQQNYQTSLRRFSFAGKGDPGSQASQTRSDKMNVELNESLTTIKQILQTNTEAINQLSLNIKELTKKQGGLEETTKKIVEDLKEIKRRMDNNEQTVETIREEREKLEDQMAMLEYRQREHTLRFRGLPDKDKDDIDIRKFMIDGLAKLLNINAEYMEDQVDTVFWVNSVYAKQHKLPRDCLIQFTTRNIKDQILQEHYKTPFCVAGERIKILKEIPARLLRKRKDYNFLSTALKNKGIKYRWELPEGISFSYRGKKYKFTEQIKTQAFWRKYKKELIPDPDLDN